In one Candidatus Leptovillus gracilis genomic region, the following are encoded:
- a CDS encoding ATP-grasp domain-containing protein, with the protein MSDRPVTILCLASYFKGTTFLTAAKAMGCRVLLVTREKLADEPWPREAIDQIFFMPDLAKQPDMTYAIAYLMRGKAVDQIVPLDDYDVLPAAELREHFRLPGLGLTNGRYFRDKLAMRTQARRVGLPVPEFTPIFNYDDLRAFMARVAPPWVIKPRAEAGAMGIKKVYSSEEVWRWLDRLGDAQSYFLLEQFVPGRVYHVDSIVSGGEVVLAVPHEYAQPPLNVAHEGGVFVTRTIRRDSADAQAILDLNRQMITGFGMAQGVAHTEFIRAEDGRFYFLETAARVGGANIEELVAAAAGVNLWAEWVRLEMAYTLGEPYPIPADKGAYAGVLICLARQEWPDLSGYQDSEIVFRLRKKHHAGLIVASADNDRVEALVAAYAQRFADDFLATAPPLDKPPA; encoded by the coding sequence ATGTCTGATAGACCCGTTACCATTTTGTGCCTGGCCAGTTATTTCAAAGGGACGACGTTTCTGACGGCCGCCAAAGCCATGGGCTGCCGTGTTTTGCTGGTTACCCGCGAGAAATTGGCCGATGAGCCGTGGCCGCGAGAAGCCATTGACCAGATATTTTTCATGCCTGATCTGGCAAAGCAGCCAGACATGACGTATGCCATCGCTTATTTAATGCGCGGCAAGGCAGTGGACCAGATTGTGCCATTGGATGATTATGATGTGCTGCCGGCGGCCGAACTGCGCGAGCATTTTCGTTTGCCCGGATTGGGGCTGACAAACGGCCGTTATTTCCGCGACAAATTAGCCATGCGCACCCAGGCGCGCCGGGTAGGGCTGCCCGTGCCAGAATTTACGCCCATCTTCAACTATGATGACCTGCGCGCGTTCATGGCGCGTGTTGCCCCGCCCTGGGTGATCAAACCCAGGGCCGAAGCTGGGGCGATGGGCATCAAAAAGGTGTATTCTTCTGAAGAAGTGTGGCGTTGGCTGGATAGACTGGGCGACGCACAATCTTATTTTTTGCTTGAGCAGTTTGTGCCCGGCCGCGTCTACCATGTGGATTCGATTGTTTCTGGGGGGGAAGTTGTGCTGGCCGTGCCCCATGAATATGCCCAACCGCCGCTTAACGTTGCCCACGAAGGGGGTGTGTTTGTCACCCGCACCATACGCCGCGACTCGGCCGATGCCCAGGCGATTTTAGACCTGAACCGGCAGATGATCACCGGTTTTGGTATGGCCCAAGGTGTGGCCCATACAGAGTTTATTCGCGCAGAGGACGGCCGTTTCTATTTTCTGGAGACGGCGGCGCGGGTCGGTGGGGCCAATATCGAGGAACTGGTGGCTGCCGCCGCTGGCGTCAACTTGTGGGCCGAATGGGTCAGGTTGGAAATGGCTTATACCCTGGGTGAGCCTTATCCTATTCCGGCCGACAAAGGGGCGTATGCTGGCGTGTTGATCTGCCTGGCGCGGCAAGAATGGCCCGACTTATCCGGTTATCAGGACTCGGAAATCGTTTTCCGCCTTCGCAAAAAACATCACGCCGGGTTGATTGTGGCCTCAGCCGACAATGATCGTGTTGAAGCGCTGGTAGCCGCGTACGCGCAGCGCTTCGCCGATGACTTTTTGGCCACCGCGCCACCACTGGATAAACCCCCCGCCTGA
- a CDS encoding exodeoxyribonuclease VII large subunit produces MDVTVSHLNNRLALQLPMELPLGLVFVVGTVQNLEQTPNGRFPHIQFALVEQTHGVHCVLSPRAAGEAALQTGMTVRAGGHLTFDPEWARYYLLVRDVEVVQPASVGTPDVLPLTDLGPMDRTAVAAILSDIKKRSDAAHLPQADLPSWVQKIAPPEVKAQMEPLLSRDTAGLTPLSPFRPSAATAGLSSDLLARLSAAMDSEEEVELTADMLTDLAEDLAIAPAVHAVSRPYDVPPPAELRQVTAVSQPPIGWEDPDAYAPRSRRGTDYLVGLFFVVFALLAVALIAAIVMMIWPL; encoded by the coding sequence ATGGATGTTACAGTCAGTCATCTGAATAATCGTCTGGCGTTGCAACTGCCGATGGAATTGCCATTGGGTTTGGTATTTGTGGTGGGAACTGTGCAGAATTTGGAGCAAACGCCTAACGGCCGTTTCCCCCACATCCAATTTGCGCTGGTTGAGCAGACGCACGGGGTGCATTGTGTGTTATCGCCGCGAGCAGCCGGCGAAGCGGCTTTGCAGACAGGTATGACTGTTCGCGCCGGAGGACACCTGACGTTTGATCCGGAATGGGCCAGGTATTATCTGTTGGTGCGCGATGTGGAAGTTGTGCAGCCGGCATCGGTGGGCACACCGGACGTTCTGCCGTTGACGGATTTGGGACCGATGGACCGCACGGCCGTTGCCGCTATTCTATCTGATATCAAGAAGCGTTCCGACGCAGCCCACCTGCCGCAGGCCGATTTGCCGTCCTGGGTGCAAAAAATCGCTCCACCGGAAGTGAAGGCCCAGATGGAACCGCTGTTAAGCAGAGACACGGCCGGTCTCACCCCGTTGTCACCTTTCAGGCCATCCGCTGCCACAGCGGGCCTGAGCAGCGATCTGCTTGCCCGCCTGTCGGCGGCGATGGACAGCGAAGAAGAGGTGGAATTGACGGCCGATATGCTGACGGATTTGGCCGAAGACCTGGCAATTGCGCCCGCCGTCCATGCTGTATCGCGCCCGTATGATGTGCCGCCACCGGCGGAATTAAGACAGGTGACGGCCGTTTCTCAACCACCAATCGGCTGGGAAGACCCCGATGCGTATGCCCCACGGTCACGTCGAGGCACAGATTATCTTGTTGGCCTATTTTTTGTCGTTTTTGCTCTTCTGGCGGTAGCCCTTATCGCCGCCATTGTCATGATGATTTGGCCTTTGTAA
- the rpmG gene encoding 50S ribosomal protein L33 yields MAKKAVRLHVTLACTECKERNYLTEKNRRNDPGRMELQKYCSRCRQHRVHRETR; encoded by the coding sequence ATGGCAAAAAAAGCTGTTCGTCTACACGTCACTCTGGCCTGTACGGAGTGTAAAGAACGTAATTATCTCACTGAAAAAAACCGGCGAAATGATCCGGGGCGCATGGAATTGCAGAAGTACTGCTCTCGTTGTCGCCAGCATCGTGTACACCGCGAAACACGGTAA
- the secE gene encoding preprotein translocase subunit SecE: MTTEEEKTDKPKQSKAKKSEKKGVQQVNPIARYFRETRGELRKVTWPTREESWRLTAIVLAVSTLMAVFLWVWDLVFSQSIHMLIRSLIGA, encoded by the coding sequence GTGACCACAGAAGAAGAAAAGACCGACAAGCCAAAACAGAGTAAGGCAAAGAAAAGCGAAAAGAAGGGTGTGCAGCAAGTCAACCCCATTGCTCGTTATTTTCGTGAAACCCGTGGCGAGCTGAGGAAAGTAACCTGGCCGACACGCGAGGAATCCTGGCGTCTGACAGCCATTGTGTTAGCTGTTTCCACGCTGATGGCTGTTTTCCTCTGGGTCTGGGATCTCGTTTTTTCTCAATCAATTCACATGCTTATCCGCAGCTTGATTGGCGCTTAA
- the nusG gene encoding transcription termination/antitermination protein NusG, with protein sequence MDDELNDLNLLGEEALRVGDDASLQEDGRFWYVVHCYSGYENKVRHSIEQRIETMGMQDKIFDVVVPTEEEIEIKDGKRRTVERRVFPGYILVQMLLDEDSWYVVRNTPGVTGFVGMGNDPTPLRPEEVAKIMNRMEAEAPKVKFDFQVNEKVRIGTGPFADFIGTVSEIDQEKAKVRVMVSFFGRETPVELDFLHVEKV encoded by the coding sequence ATGGATGATGAACTGAACGACCTCAATCTGCTAGGTGAAGAGGCTCTTAGAGTTGGTGATGACGCTTCTCTCCAGGAAGACGGCCGTTTCTGGTATGTTGTACACTGTTATTCAGGGTACGAGAACAAAGTCCGTCACAGCATCGAGCAGCGCATCGAAACAATGGGGATGCAAGACAAAATTTTCGACGTTGTCGTCCCTACCGAAGAAGAAATTGAGATCAAAGATGGCAAACGGCGTACCGTTGAACGGCGCGTTTTTCCTGGCTACATCTTAGTGCAAATGCTTCTCGACGAGGATTCATGGTACGTTGTGCGCAACACGCCCGGCGTTACCGGCTTTGTTGGCATGGGCAACGACCCCACCCCACTGCGGCCCGAAGAAGTCGCCAAGATCATGAATCGCATGGAAGCCGAGGCGCCCAAGGTTAAGTTTGACTTCCAGGTGAACGAAAAAGTGCGCATCGGAACCGGCCCATTTGCCGACTTTATTGGGACTGTGTCAGAAATTGACCAGGAAAAAGCCAAAGTTCGGGTTATGGTGTCCTTCTTTGGCCGTGAGACCCCGGTTGAACTCGATTTCTTGCACGTCGAAAAAGTTTAA
- the rplK gene encoding 50S ribosomal protein L11 — MAKKIKAVVRIQINGGKANPAPPVGTALGPHGINLMQFCKEYNAKTANMVGQIVPVEVTVFQDGSFNFILKTSPAADLLRKAAGVKSGSAVPNRTPAGKISQDQLREIAEIKLKDLNARDVDSAMKIIAGTARSMGIAIEN; from the coding sequence ATGGCAAAGAAAATTAAAGCAGTTGTTAGAATTCAGATAAATGGCGGTAAGGCCAACCCGGCGCCCCCAGTTGGTACAGCGCTCGGACCTCATGGCATTAACCTGATGCAGTTTTGCAAAGAATACAATGCCAAGACCGCAAACATGGTGGGGCAAATTGTGCCGGTTGAGGTGACTGTCTTCCAAGATGGCAGCTTCAACTTCATCCTGAAAACCTCGCCAGCGGCTGACTTGCTGCGCAAAGCAGCCGGCGTCAAAAGCGGGTCGGCCGTACCTAACCGGACCCCGGCGGGCAAAATATCGCAAGATCAGCTGCGCGAGATCGCCGAGATTAAGTTAAAAGACCTGAATGCGCGCGACGTAGACAGCGCGATGAAAATCATCGCCGGTACCGCCCGAAGCATGGGCATTGCTATCGAGAATTAA
- a CDS encoding 50S ribosomal protein L1, whose protein sequence is MPKRGRKYLEAAAKVDRDKFYTRDEAIKLIKETVYTKFDPTVEVHFRLGVDPRHADQQVRDVVLLPHGLGKTVRVLVFAEGEDARIAEEAGADYVADDEVIKRIQAGWTDFDVAIAVPQMMGKVGRLGRILGPRGLMPNPKAGTVAPGPDLPRLIEEAKAGRVEFRVDRTANIHAPIGKASFSEEQLRENLQTVIDAVKRNRPSAAKGTYIRRLTVANAMGPGIRLDTIEATL, encoded by the coding sequence ATGCCAAAACGAGGACGTAAGTATCTGGAAGCGGCCGCTAAAGTTGACCGCGACAAGTTTTATACACGAGACGAAGCCATTAAACTGATCAAGGAAACCGTCTACACGAAGTTTGACCCGACAGTGGAAGTGCATTTCCGTCTGGGGGTTGACCCCCGCCATGCCGACCAACAAGTGCGTGACGTGGTACTGCTGCCACATGGGTTGGGCAAAACCGTGCGGGTGCTAGTCTTTGCCGAGGGCGAAGATGCGCGCATAGCCGAAGAAGCTGGCGCCGATTACGTGGCCGACGACGAAGTAATCAAGAGAATTCAAGCCGGTTGGACCGATTTCGACGTGGCGATTGCTGTGCCCCAGATGATGGGTAAAGTCGGTCGTTTGGGGCGTATTTTGGGTCCGCGTGGCCTAATGCCGAATCCCAAAGCTGGTACAGTGGCTCCCGGACCAGACCTGCCGCGCCTGATTGAAGAAGCCAAAGCGGGTCGTGTCGAATTTCGGGTGGACCGCACGGCCAACATCCATGCCCCCATCGGCAAAGCCAGTTTTAGCGAAGAACAACTACGGGAAAACTTGCAAACGGTGATTGATGCGGTGAAACGAAATCGGCCGTCGGCTGCCAAAGGCACGTATATTCGTCGCCTGACCGTTGCCAATGCAATGGGGCCTGGCATTCGACTTGATACAATTGAAGCTACGTTGTAA
- the rplJ gene encoding 50S ribosomal protein L10 yields MAISKARKDELVAQYTELIKESQAIFMTEYKGMNVKKMEILRDEVVKAEGHFHITKNTLLKIALEQTDHPVPEEILTGQIATGFAMNEVPTLAKTLVDFAKTDENLSIRGAIVSGRILTAAEVETLAKLPSLDQLRAQLIGIINAPATNVASVIANGVRQIINVIDAYAKSEDSAEAAEAPELAEAA; encoded by the coding sequence TTGGCAATATCTAAAGCTCGTAAAGACGAATTGGTAGCGCAATATACGGAGCTAATCAAGGAGAGTCAGGCCATTTTCATGACGGAATACAAGGGTATGAACGTCAAGAAAATGGAGATTCTGCGTGATGAGGTAGTGAAAGCCGAGGGCCATTTCCACATCACCAAAAATACTTTGCTCAAGATTGCGCTGGAACAGACTGACCATCCGGTCCCTGAAGAAATTCTGACGGGGCAGATAGCCACCGGGTTTGCGATGAATGAAGTGCCGACCCTGGCTAAAACCCTGGTAGATTTTGCCAAAACGGATGAGAACCTGTCTATTCGCGGCGCCATTGTGAGCGGGCGTATTTTGACGGCTGCGGAAGTGGAAACCCTGGCGAAACTACCTTCTCTGGACCAATTGCGGGCGCAGTTGATAGGCATTATCAATGCTCCGGCAACCAATGTTGCCTCGGTCATTGCCAATGGCGTGCGTCAGATCATCAATGTAATTGATGCGTATGCCAAGAGCGAAGATTCGGCGGAAGCAGCGGAAGCCCCGGAATTGGCGGAAGCGGCTTAA
- the rplL gene encoding 50S ribosomal protein L7/L12 encodes MADLAKIVEELSSLTLMEAAELAKLLEEKWGVSAAAPMAMGMMPMMGSGEPVVEEEEQTEFNVIIKDIGPKKINVIKEVRALTGLGLKEAKEVVESLGTVMEAVSKEAATDAKAKLEEAGAVIELK; translated from the coding sequence ATGGCGGATTTAGCGAAAATCGTAGAAGAACTGAGCAGCCTTACTCTGATGGAAGCGGCTGAACTAGCGAAATTGTTGGAAGAGAAATGGGGCGTTAGCGCTGCCGCGCCGATGGCCATGGGTATGATGCCGATGATGGGCAGTGGCGAACCAGTCGTTGAAGAAGAAGAACAGACTGAATTCAACGTGATCATCAAAGACATTGGGCCGAAGAAGATTAACGTCATTAAGGAAGTCCGCGCTCTGACTGGCCTGGGTTTGAAAGAGGCTAAAGAAGTCGTGGAAAGTCTGGGCACTGTTATGGAAGCCGTCAGCAAAGAAGCGGCGACGGACGCCAAAGCGAAATTGGAAGAAGCCGGCGCTGTTATCGAATTGAAATAG
- the maf gene encoding septum formation protein Maf: protein MLLILASQSPRRQQIIELLGYPVVVQVADVDESSVMLPDPAVNAVETAVLKATTIAHRLHNQQERAFIVAADTIVALDGAMLGKPVDAAAATHMLATLRNRQHEVHTGLVVLDVRSGQMVQRVNTAVVTMRDYTDAEIATYVASGDPLDKAGGYAIQHPVFQPVADMVGCYLAVMGLSICELVRVLDELDVPRRVDLTAVHAAHHLANLEYPCPIYHYLSHGTPESF, encoded by the coding sequence ATGCTGTTAATTTTGGCTTCTCAGTCGCCGAGACGGCAGCAGATCATTGAGTTGTTGGGGTATCCGGTGGTGGTTCAGGTAGCGGATGTTGATGAAAGCAGTGTGATGCTGCCGGATCCGGCAGTGAATGCGGTGGAAACGGCCGTTCTCAAAGCCACCACCATCGCCCACCGGTTACACAATCAGCAGGAACGGGCCTTCATCGTCGCCGCCGATACCATCGTTGCTCTGGACGGGGCCATGTTGGGCAAACCGGTAGATGCTGCGGCGGCCACGCATATGCTGGCGACGCTGCGTAACCGCCAACATGAAGTCCATACAGGTCTGGTAGTGCTGGATGTACGCTCTGGGCAGATGGTGCAGCGGGTCAACACGGCCGTTGTCACCATGCGCGATTATACCGATGCGGAAATTGCCACCTATGTCGCCAGCGGTGACCCGCTGGACAAAGCCGGGGGCTACGCCATCCAACACCCCGTTTTTCAGCCGGTAGCCGATATGGTCGGTTGTTATCTGGCCGTGATGGGTCTTTCTATCTGCGAGTTGGTACGGGTATTAGACGAACTGGACGTACCGCGCCGGGTGGATTTAACGGCCGTACACGCCGCCCATCACCTCGCCAATCTGGAATACCCTTGTCCAATTTACCACTATTTGTCTCATGGTACACCTGAGAGCTTTTAG
- a CDS encoding Stp1/IreP family PP2C-type Ser/Thr phosphatase, translated as MSAPKLIQAFLRTDVGQVRHHNEDFVIFREPADTADETLNGWLYIVADGVGGADAGEIASQFASERTLFHYLNNADNPNWGQRLVDAMQSANTDLRQMVAERDSASRMATTMVAVVFQGENAYIANVGDSRGYLWRDGRIQQITKDQSLVAKLLEEGAITAEEAEYHPRRNVILYSLGSERTPKIDLFEKVMQPGDIILLCSDGLIRHVSDDELAQMIIAAEPAQATQNLIELANTRGGQDNISAAILLYDSPPELLAARTEQFRLAAAPAHVLPAPAVIRQPKPKSLWRLTLGLTIIQTILIVTLWAWLFI; from the coding sequence ATGAGCGCACCCAAATTAATCCAGGCCTTCTTGCGGACAGATGTTGGGCAAGTCCGTCACCACAACGAAGATTTTGTCATATTCCGCGAACCGGCCGACACAGCCGACGAAACGCTAAACGGGTGGCTTTACATCGTCGCCGATGGCGTAGGTGGCGCGGACGCCGGTGAAATTGCCAGCCAGTTTGCCAGCGAACGAACATTGTTTCATTACCTAAACAATGCCGACAACCCCAACTGGGGGCAGCGTCTGGTGGACGCCATGCAGTCGGCCAACACCGATCTGCGCCAGATGGTCGCCGAACGCGACAGCGCCAGCCGCATGGCGACGACGATGGTGGCGGTGGTCTTTCAGGGGGAGAATGCCTACATCGCTAATGTGGGCGACAGCCGGGGGTATTTGTGGCGCGACGGCCGTATCCAGCAAATTACCAAAGACCAAAGCCTGGTGGCCAAACTGCTGGAAGAAGGCGCCATCACCGCCGAAGAAGCCGAATACCATCCCCGGCGTAATGTTATCCTCTACAGTCTCGGCTCTGAACGAACCCCTAAAATTGATCTGTTCGAGAAAGTCATGCAGCCGGGCGACATTATTCTGTTATGCTCCGATGGCCTGATCCGCCATGTGTCCGACGATGAACTGGCGCAAATGATCATCGCCGCCGAACCGGCGCAGGCGACGCAAAATTTAATCGAGCTGGCTAACACACGCGGCGGCCAGGACAACATCTCCGCAGCTATCTTGCTGTACGACAGCCCACCCGAACTCCTGGCTGCCCGAACAGAGCAGTTCCGTTTGGCCGCCGCCCCTGCGCACGTGCTGCCGGCGCCGGCCGTTATCCGCCAGCCAAAACCCAAAAGTCTGTGGCGACTGACCCTGGGACTCACCATCATCCAAACCATACTCATCGTCACCTTGTGGGCCTGGCTGTTCATCTAA
- a CDS encoding ribonuclease J: MTVIEYGDEILIIDAGVMFPENDMLGIDLIIPDFKYLMDKLDNILGILVTHGHEDHVGALPHLLEHVSAPVYATPLTAGLIEVKLRQAVRDRVDLVEIQAGETLYIGSFKVEPFHVAHSIPDCVGFGITTPVGLIVHTGDYKFDHTPADGWPPDFAKLAEFSERGVLCLLADSTNADRPGWTPSEMVVAEAFDELFRKADGRIIVATFASLISRIQQVADMAQKHGRKLAVTGRSMRDNTKMAMRLGYLNIPDELIIDISQTANLPDRQVVIMATGSQGEPSAVMGRLASGRHNRFRIHEGDTVVFSAHPIPGNEELVYRTINRLYQRGANVLYERIANVHVSGHASQEEMKLLINLIRPKFLIPIHGELRHLKQHGELARQLGIPAKNIAVVENGTPLELDEDSLTICPRLPGGYVFIDGTAVGDTGWSIVRDREKLAENGFFIAVIATNERGDVLGKPEFISQGLANMDDGELRDGAEETITRVVRQHADNPDGLTGKLEGALSRYVYDETRKRPFIKVILK, encoded by the coding sequence ATGACAGTCATCGAATACGGGGACGAAATCCTGATCATAGACGCCGGCGTCATGTTCCCCGAAAACGATATGCTCGGCATTGACCTCATCATCCCCGACTTCAAATACCTGATGGACAAGCTAGACAACATTTTGGGCATCCTGGTCACCCACGGCCACGAAGACCACGTGGGCGCGCTGCCCCACCTGTTGGAACACGTCAGCGCACCTGTCTACGCCACACCCCTCACGGCCGGCCTCATCGAAGTGAAACTGCGCCAGGCCGTGCGCGACCGGGTGGATTTGGTTGAAATTCAAGCTGGCGAAACGCTGTACATCGGTTCTTTTAAAGTGGAACCGTTCCACGTCGCCCACAGCATTCCAGATTGTGTCGGCTTTGGCATTACCACACCGGTAGGACTCATCGTCCACACCGGCGACTACAAATTCGACCATACCCCGGCCGATGGCTGGCCGCCAGATTTTGCCAAACTGGCCGAATTTTCCGAGCGCGGCGTACTCTGCCTGCTGGCCGACAGCACCAACGCCGACCGCCCCGGTTGGACCCCTTCGGAAATGGTGGTCGCCGAAGCGTTCGACGAGTTGTTCCGCAAAGCGGATGGACGCATTATTGTGGCGACGTTTGCCTCGCTCATCTCACGCATTCAACAGGTGGCCGACATGGCCCAGAAACACGGCCGTAAACTCGCCGTCACCGGCCGTTCCATGCGCGACAACACCAAAATGGCAATGCGCCTGGGCTACCTGAACATCCCCGACGAACTCATCATAGACATCAGCCAGACGGCCAATTTGCCCGACCGACAGGTGGTAATTATGGCCACCGGCTCCCAGGGCGAGCCGTCGGCTGTGATGGGACGGTTAGCCAGCGGGCGGCACAACCGCTTCCGCATCCACGAAGGTGACACGGTGGTCTTTTCCGCCCACCCCATTCCCGGCAATGAGGAGCTGGTCTACCGCACCATCAACCGCCTCTACCAACGGGGGGCCAACGTATTATATGAACGCATCGCCAACGTCCACGTCTCCGGCCACGCCAGCCAGGAAGAGATGAAGCTACTCATCAACCTGATCCGTCCCAAATTCCTGATCCCCATCCATGGTGAATTGCGCCACCTGAAGCAGCATGGCGAATTGGCGCGGCAGTTGGGCATTCCGGCCAAAAACATCGCTGTAGTGGAAAATGGCACACCGTTGGAACTGGATGAGGACAGCCTGACCATTTGCCCACGTCTGCCGGGCGGTTATGTTTTTATTGATGGCACGGCCGTGGGTGATACCGGCTGGTCTATTGTGCGCGACCGGGAAAAGCTGGCCGAAAACGGCTTCTTTATTGCCGTCATTGCCACCAATGAGCGGGGTGATGTGTTGGGCAAACCGGAATTCATCTCGCAAGGGTTGGCGAACATGGACGATGGGGAACTACGCGACGGAGCCGAAGAAACGATCACCCGCGTGGTCCGCCAACACGCCGACAACCCGGATGGGTTGACCGGTAAGTTGGAGGGCGCGCTAAGCCGCTATGTGTATGATGAAACGCGGAAACGGCCGTTTATCAAAGTCATCCTCAAGTAA
- a CDS encoding SUMF1/EgtB/PvdO family nonheme iron enzyme yields the protein MPLLPAELLNKRYRIVNLLAAGAHGCTYRAWDVADSRDVAIKEVLDPAVETQKLFRAEARRLSELQHPQLTAVLDHFALEEVGQYLVSAYVDGVDLQSLLDQYGPLPSDLVIVWLQTACKPLDYLHSKGQLHLNVKPANIRLTPAGDVFLVDSGLPGMGTRPHDAGYGAPEQQARQEVTPTSDVYSLGATLYTLLTGALPPNALSRESGLADLKPAREVNPDVEPYLSIVANRAMSVRPDVRYETAVAFAQALERPSGRPAPEIISDLRRAPDPQRLAPALRPTPPRRGKQMTRRTTWGLLAVLLIVIALGVIVSLVNINAADDTVGEAEATATIESAVVAALTAIAPTPSPLPRPTTLPTPTPQPFITETGSRMLYVPPGTFRMGDDEGERDERPSRLVRMDAFFMDETEVTVGQYAQCVVAGACRAPRASAENYYGSDAFNDYPVIFVNWYDAQTFCEWRGARLPSEAEWEMAAGFNPVEGLKLRFPWGDVFDGSKLNFCDVNCTHSNRDTNYNDGYRFAAPVGTYPDGRSPIGAYDMAGNVMEWLGDWYGFSFYREDSDYNPRGPAEGDFRGIRGGSWLSTAGQVGTAARSSFDPLVAQANVGFRCAMPVQ from the coding sequence ATGCCTTTACTCCCCGCTGAACTCCTGAACAAACGGTACCGCATTGTCAACTTGCTGGCGGCGGGGGCGCATGGCTGCACCTATCGCGCCTGGGACGTGGCCGATTCGCGCGACGTGGCCATCAAAGAGGTGTTGGACCCGGCCGTCGAAACGCAAAAGTTGTTCCGGGCGGAAGCGCGCCGTCTGAGCGAATTGCAGCATCCGCAGTTGACGGCCGTTCTCGACCATTTTGCTCTGGAAGAGGTGGGCCAATACCTGGTCAGCGCCTATGTGGACGGCGTGGATTTGCAAAGTTTGCTGGACCAATACGGCCCGCTGCCCTCCGATTTGGTTATTGTCTGGCTGCAAACGGCCTGCAAACCGCTGGATTATCTGCACAGCAAAGGGCAGCTTCATCTGAACGTCAAACCGGCCAACATTCGTCTGACGCCGGCCGGCGACGTGTTTTTGGTAGACAGCGGCCTGCCGGGGATGGGCACACGCCCCCACGATGCCGGTTATGGCGCGCCAGAGCAGCAGGCGCGGCAAGAAGTGACGCCGACCAGTGATGTGTATAGTCTGGGAGCCACCTTGTACACCCTGCTCACTGGCGCGCTGCCGCCCAATGCTCTCAGCCGCGAAAGCGGCCTGGCCGATTTGAAACCGGCGCGAGAAGTGAACCCGGACGTGGAGCCATACCTGTCCATCGTCGCCAACCGGGCCATGTCTGTGCGACCCGATGTGCGTTACGAGACGGCCGTTGCCTTTGCGCAGGCATTGGAACGGCCGTCCGGCCGTCCGGCCCCGGAAATAATCAGCGACCTGCGCCGCGCTCCGGATCCGCAGCGGTTGGCCCCGGCGCTGCGCCCTACGCCGCCGCGTAGGGGCAAGCAGATGACACGGCGCACCACCTGGGGCTTGTTGGCCGTGCTGCTTATCGTCATTGCCCTGGGGGTCATCGTCAGCCTGGTGAACATTAACGCCGCCGATGATACGGTGGGCGAAGCCGAGGCTACAGCCACCATTGAATCGGCGGTGGTGGCCGCGCTGACAGCCATCGCCCCTACGCCATCTCCCCTGCCGCGGCCGACCACGCTGCCCACGCCCACGCCCCAGCCCTTCATCACGGAGACCGGTTCGCGGATGTTGTATGTGCCGCCGGGCACGTTTCGCATGGGGGATGATGAGGGAGAGCGGGATGAACGGCCGTCGCGCCTGGTGCGCATGGACGCCTTTTTTATGGATGAAACCGAGGTGACAGTCGGCCAATACGCCCAATGTGTGGTGGCCGGGGCCTGCCGCGCACCGCGTGCTTCGGCCGAAAATTACTACGGCAGCGACGCCTTCAATGATTATCCGGTGATTTTTGTGAACTGGTACGACGCGCAAACGTTTTGTGAATGGCGCGGCGCGCGCCTGCCATCGGAGGCGGAGTGGGAGATGGCTGCCGGGTTTAACCCGGTGGAAGGGTTAAAGCTGCGCTTTCCCTGGGGCGATGTATTTGATGGCAGCAAGCTGAATTTTTGTGACGTGAACTGCACCCATAGCAACCGCGACACCAATTACAACGATGGCTACCGTTTTGCCGCGCCGGTGGGCACATACCCAGACGGCCGTTCGCCCATTGGCGCTTATGATATGGCCGGCAACGTGATGGAGTGGTTAGGTGATTGGTATGGGTTCAGCTTTTACCGGGAAGACAGCGACTATAACCCGCGTGGCCCGGCGGAAGGGGATTTTCGTGGGATTCGTGGTGGCTCCTGGTTGTCTACCGCCGGGCAGGTAGGCACGGCGGCCCGTAGTTCGTTTGATCCGCTGGTAGCCCAGGCCAACGTTGGCTTTCGCTGCGCCATGCCGGTGCAATGA